A genomic segment from Andrena cerasifolii isolate SP2316 chromosome 7, iyAndCera1_principal, whole genome shotgun sequence encodes:
- the LOC143371469 gene encoding uncharacterized protein LOC143371469: MREKRAEWMLSVLYVSSTILSLTSLISLLTVWRYWAWTLDVCISVDCGCILYGINTFRTFMGGDAKLCHFGVYGLIPAILISLCLGGYHGYRCCINKNLEEPVQIYDDTTRNLNRDQRTVVIRPKRRRPYKQWIPEVFLAILLSCLSLAHAVVTTDGYYKTCDQYRKRLIQMLDSRGPAAEVIHNRLSCGAILDFMDYLQPDISVSNWKRGKEIDTGFALRLAIVSTWFNFCAWILALLLNVTMAWKRLCCRHRPDTE, translated from the exons ATGAGAGAGAAACGAGCAGAATGGATGTTGAGTGTGCTCTATGTCTCCTCCACGATTCTGTCTCTGACATCGTTGATCAGCTTACTCACTGTTTGGCGATATTGGGCATGGACTTTGGATGTTTGCATCAGCGTCGACTGCGGTTGCATACTGTACGGTATTAACACCTTTCGTACCTTCATGGGAGGTGACGCGAAGCTCTGCCACTTTGGAGTTTACGGCTTGATTCCCGCGATCTTGATCAGCTTATGTCTCGGTGGATATCACGGGTATAGATgttgtattaataaaaatttagaggAGCCCGTGCAAATCTACGACGACACTACCAG AAACCTAAACAGAGATCAAAGGACGGTGGTGATCAGACCAAAAAGAAGAAGACCGTACAAGCAATGGATACCTGAGGTCTTTCTCGCAATTTTACTTTCTTGCTTGTCCCTGGCTCACGCAGTAGTAACGACCGATGGCTACTATAAAACGTGTGATCAGTATAGAAAAAGGCTGATACAAATGCTAGATTCGAGAGGCCCCGCCGCCGAG GTGATACATAACAGGCTTTCGTGCGGAGCAATCCTCGACTTTATGGATTATCTACAGCCGGATATAAGTGTAAGTAATTGGAAACGCGGCAAGGAAATTGACACCGGTTTCGCTCTACGATTAGCAATCGTTTCCACATGGTTTAATTTCTGTGCGTGGATACTAGCGTTACTTTTAAATGTTACGATGGCGTGGAAACGGCTTTGCTGTCGCCACAGACCAGATACAGAATAG